The Methanolobus sp. WCC4 genome includes the window GAGAACCTGACCTGTATGTGTAATGACCAGCGATGATTTGCCATGTTTGCACCTGTCACCTGCACATTTACAGTCTTTCTGAAGAAGCTGGTTTATGGTTTGACCCAGTTGCTCGATGCTTACAAGGTCAACACCTGATTCAGGTTCATCAAGAAGTATGAAATCAGGGTTCTGTGCAGAAAGCTGGAGAAGTTCCGATCTCTTGATCTCTCCACCTGAGAATCCTACATTGACATCCCTTTCAAAGAACCGGACCATGTCCAGAGTATCAGCAAGTTCCTCTGTATCCTTTATGTCCTTTGAGATGACATTCAGCAGGTCATAGAGTTTGACACCACTCATATTGGGTGGTCTCTGGGTCATTATACCCATACCCATCTGCGCTCTTTCGTAGACCGACATATTGGTTATATCCTCTCCTTTGAAGATTATCTCTCCCTCTACAACATCATAACCACTGAACCCCATCAGGGTCATCAGAAGTGCGGATTTACCCGCACCGTTCGGTCCGAAAAGAACGTTGGTGTAACCGGCTTCGACATCCAGGTCGACGCCTTTCAGTATCCTTCGGCCGCCGATCTCAACTGTTAGATTATTGATCTCCAGCATAATTTGGCCTCCTTTTTTTGTGATAATAATATACCCATATGACATCAGGTCTGTGGGAATGGTGCTTTATTATACTGGTTATCGGTTAAAAAGCTATTGAAATTTTAAAATAGAATGACAGATCACACTGGCAGCAACATGATGAATATATAAAAAGATAGTGAGTTAGAGAGTGAACATGATCGATTAGCCTCACTTATCACTCACAAACCCAGTTCTTTAGCAATTTCCTGGAATTCCTTTCCTTTATTGGTAGTAACGTAGATATTATCTTTCTGTTCTATCAAACCCCTTTCAGATAAATATGAAAGATACCTGTTGACAACTTCAAAGTTGAGATTCGCCTGATAGACAATATGTGTTTTTTTCGCTCCCCCTAATGCAGCCCTTAAGATCTCCACACTTATGGCTGTCTTACTTCTTCTGATTATATTATCACACCCCCGATATACAATAAAAAATAAAATCTATGAATATGTCCGGGATAGACATACCATCAAAGGTCATCGATCCCAAAGCAGAGCATCACATCGACCATATCACCCCATAATTACCCGTAGTTAATTACTTTCATTCAATAGCTCCATTCTTGACGACATTCTCTATCCATAATAGCAGGAGCAGGATGATCAGAAAAATAAACGTCACCTGCCACAGGTAATAATGCACATAACTAAAAAGTGAAGGATACATCAAACCCACAAAGGAAAGGAATACAAGCCTGAACATATTTATTGTCAGCATTGCAGGTATACCCAGAACTATACCAAGTGATCTTTTACGCATTGTGGTCGGATAAGCAAGCACACAGCCAGCATAGACCAATAGTTCATACATCCCTGTACATTCATCTATGACCATTACAGAAAAGCCATTCATGTAAACTGACTGACCGGATGCAAAACTATCCACTCCGAACAATGACATCAGAACTGAAAGAGCATTTGCAGTCATCGCACTAAGGAATGTGAATCTATCCTGAAAAATTATATAGATCGCTGTGAAGAGTGCAATATACAACAAATAAGGACCTACGAATCCAATGATATTTTCATGCCGGGCAAGAAAAGATGGTAAATAGTCCTTTAAGTGTATTGAAGGAACAGAATCCATTTCTGTTCCCTTGTGCTTCCTGGTACCCTTTGGTTTCCTGCCTTTATTAGCCATATATCCTCCGGAAAATAAAGGAACTATTAAAAAAGAAGATGGAATCAATCACGCTTTCTCAGTGTGATCATTCCAAGGAAACCGAGTGCACCGATCATAGCCAGTATACCAACAGGTGTCAGTATCGGGACAACAGGCTGGCAGTAGAAATGACTTGGATCCTCATCTGTTACGACAGTACCCTGATCATCTTCACCAGTAACATCGGCAATGTTCTCATATTGAGGGATACAGTCATCAAGGGTGTCAGTGACAACATAGGTCCATACTTCCCCTACATCAAGGATGTCATCATTGTTAATGCTCTTGTCAACGATCTTATCGTCACCGATCGTACCGATCATATCATCCACAACAACGATATTGTTCAATGGTACATCACCATTATTGGTTACGAAGTACTCCCAGGTTATGGTCTCACCAACCTCGATCTGAGGACCATTGGGGTAATCTGCATCCATTCCATTGGTGTGCTTCTCAATATCAATATCAGGTTCGCACCTTACAATATAGTGGCTTGGGTCCTCATCAGTTACCGGAATTACACCATAGAAACCTATGACATCGCCAATATTGGCATACTGACCACATTCTGCCGTACCTTCAGCCTCATACGTCCAGGTTTCAGTAAGGTCAAGGATATCATCACCATTAGTATCACCACTCTGGTAGACTGGAACTACACCCTGATCATCTGTGACGACCACATTGCTCAGTGGCACATCTCCTTCATTTGTTACCACATATGTCCATGTGACATCAGCTCCATTCACCAGTTCAGGACCAGGTGGATTGTCAGCATTAACTCCATTTGTTGACTTCTCAATATCAATATCCGGATTTGGAACTACAATAGTTATAAGTGCCTGGTCCTCACCAGGAATATCAAGGTTTCCTCCGGCAGTTACTTCAACCTCGAATTCTTCACCGCCTGTAAGGTCGAAATAATTGCTAAGACCTGCTACCGATATCTCATATACTGCATCTCCACTCTGACTGTTGGCAGCAACTACATCATTTTCATCGAAACCAGGGAAAGAACCTTCCAGAACGCTTACGCTCACATCATTGTTAGTAACAAGTAGAAGAACTCTCTGTGAACCCTGCCTGATAACTATACTGAACTGTTCACCAATACCAATACCTGTGATAGGTCGTGCAGTAACAGCACCTGCGGTATCACCGTTATCTACAACGCTGGATATACTTGTATCTCCATCAAGATCACCCGGGAGACCATATACCGTAGACATACCGTAGAGTACATCGCCTACAGGATCATAACGTGCATAGAAACCCTTGAGATCATATCCGCTTTCAGCCGGACCTTCAGTGGCCATACTTTCAGAGAAACTCGTACCTGAATCCGTTAGTGGGTCCTCATCATACCAATTCCCATCCTGGAATATAACCATTTTATCTCCAAAAGGACCATTTACATCATAACCAGTACCTTCTGATTGCCCAAAAGCCCAGTTCTCGTCCCACTCATCCACTCCACGCACCCCATCCACGGTTATTGCTGCCATGGCACTGGGGACGGAGAATAGAATTACCAATATTCCGAACATTACATGTAATCTGTTCATATTTTCCGCTCCCATATCACTTATAAAGAGTATATTACTCAATAATGATTTAGTCAGCACAATATATATCGATGCAGCAAACAAAGTTCAGTATTATCTTTAAGTAAAAATGTTCCTGAAAATGCATTTCAAGTTAAAACAAATATAAAAGGAATACCCTACTTCAAAAAATTTATGGAAAAAAAGTTTAATTGTTGATGCCAGGTAAAATCAGAACTTATTTTAAGAAAATAAAAGGAGGAATTAATCCCTCCTTCTAAGATAGAATGACCCTACCAGTCCAAGAGATGATATGAATACCATCATTCCAACAGGACTCAACAGTGGTACTACAGGCTGGCAGTAGTAATTAGCTGCATCCTCATCTGTAACTTCATTGCCTTCAAACTCGCCTGTAACAACTGCAGTGTTCGTGTGCTGTGGAACACATTCCTGCATGCTATCACTTAGCTCGTATGTCCATACCTCACCCGGATCAAGAATATCATCATTGTTGATGCTCTTTGAAATAATACTTGAAGGGGAGATCGTTCCCAGTTTGTCATCAACAACAACTATGTTCTCCAATGGAACATTGCCTGTGTTTTCCACAACAAAGG containing:
- the artB gene encoding archaeosortase B, which codes for MANKGRKPKGTRKHKGTEMDSVPSIHLKDYLPSFLARHENIIGFVGPYLLYIALFTAIYIIFQDRFTFLSAMTANALSVLMSLFGVDSFASGQSVYMNGFSVMVIDECTGMYELLVYAGCVLAYPTTMRKRSLGIVLGIPAMLTINMFRLVFLSFVGLMYPSLFSYVHYYLWQVTFIFLIILLLLLWIENVVKNGAIE
- a CDS encoding winged helix-turn-helix domain-containing protein, with product MLFFIVYRGCDNIIRRSKTAISVEILRAALGGAKKTHIVYQANLNFEVVNRYLSYLSERGLIEQKDNIYVTTNKGKEFQEIAKELGL
- a CDS encoding ABC transporter ATP-binding protein encodes the protein MLEINNLTVEIGGRRILKGVDLDVEAGYTNVLFGPNGAGKSALLMTLMGFSGYDVVEGEIIFKGEDITNMSVYERAQMGMGIMTQRPPNMSGVKLYDLLNVISKDIKDTEELADTLDMVRFFERDVNVGFSGGEIKRSELLQLSAQNPDFILLDEPESGVDLVSIEQLGQTINQLLQKDCKCAGDRCKHGKSSLVITHTGQVLDYIEADRGYILCNGTVMCSGNPREMLTEIKEQGYEECIKCKLMKI